The Brachyhypopomus gauderio isolate BG-103 unplaced genomic scaffold, BGAUD_0.2 sc140, whole genome shotgun sequence genome contains a region encoding:
- the uqcr10 gene encoding cytochrome b-c1 complex subunit 9: protein MALVNKVYGLLFKRTSTFVVTIMVGAVVFERVFDQAGDALFDHLNRGKLWKHIKHNYEKEE from the exons ATGGCGCTGGTGAACAAGGTCTACGGTCTGCTGTTCAAAAGGACGTCGACTTTCGTCGTAACGATTATGGTGGGAGCCGTGGTGTTTGAGCGGGTGTTTGATCAGGCCGGAGATGCGTTATTTGATCATTTAAACCGAGGG AAATTGTGGAAACATATTAAACACAATTACGAAAAGGAGGAGTAG
- the rpl35 gene encoding large ribosomal subunit protein uL29 — MAKIKARDLRGKKKEELLKQLDDLKVELSQLRVAKVTGGAASKLSKIRVVRKSIARVLTVINQTQKENLRKFYKGKKYKPLDLRPKKTRAIRRQLTKHEQGLMTKKMQRKSRLYSIRKFAIKA; from the exons ATG GCGAAGATCAAGGCCAGAGATCTGCGCGGTAAGAAGAAGGAGGAGCTGCTCAAACAGCTGGACGACCTGAAAGTGGAGCTGTCTCAGCTGCGGGTTGCCAAGGTTACTGGTGGCGCTGCCTCCAAGCTCTCCAAGAT CCGCGTTGTTCGTAAATCCATCGCCAGAGTTCTTACCGTCATCAACCAGACGCAGAAAGAGAATCTGAGGAAATTCTACAAG GGGAAGAAGTACAAGCCTCTGGACCTGAGGCCCAAGAAGACTCGCGCCATCCGCAGGCAGCTGACCAAGCACGAGCAGGGCCTCATGACCAAGAAGATGCAGAGGAAATCACGCCTGTACTCCATCCGCAAATTTGCCATCAAGGCTTGA
- the LOC143500305 gene encoding uncharacterized protein LOC143500305 has protein sequence MIPGARGLQATHGEKQCHNSHTCTHTLHYSHTLFITHTHVHTLFITHTHIHTLFITHTHVHTLFITHTHVHTLFITHTHVHTLFITHTHIHTLFITHTRTHTLHYSHTHTHTSLLTHTYTHSSLLTHIHTLFITHTHVHTHFITHTHVHTLFITHTHVHTLFITHTHVHTLFITHTHVHTLFTTHTHTHTLHYSHTYTHSSLLTHTYTHSSQLTHIHTLFITHTHTHTLHYSHTRTHTLHYSHTYTHSSLLTHTYTHSSQLTHTYTHSSLLTHTYTHSSLLTHTYTHFITHTHVHTLFIRS, from the coding sequence ATGATCCCAGGAGCCCGTGGCCTGCAGGCAACCCATGGAGAGAAGCAATgtcacaactcacacacatgtacacacactcttcattactcacacacactcttcattactcacacacacgtacacacactcttcattactcacacacacatacacacactcttcattactcacacacacgtacacacactcttcattactcacacacacgtacacacactcttcattactcacacacacgtacacacactcttcattactcacacacacatacacacactcttcattactcacacacgtacacacactcttcattactcacatacacatacacacacttcattactcacacacacgtacacacactcttcattactcacacacatacacacactcttcattactcacacacacgtacacacacacttcattactcacacacacgtacacacactcttcattactcacacacacgtacacacactcttcattactcacacacacgtacacacactcttcattactcacacacacgtacacacactcttcactactcacacacatacacacactcttcattactcacacacatacacacactcttcattactcacacacacgtacacacactcttcacaactcacacacatacacacactcttcattactcacacacatacacacactcttcattactcacacacacgtacacacactcttcactactcacacacatacacacactcttcattactcacacacacgtacacacactcttcacaactcacacacacgtacacacactcttcattactcacacacacgtacacacactcttcattactcacacacacgtacacacacttcattactcacacacacgtacacacacttttCATTAGATCATAA